Genomic window (Pseudothauera hydrothermalis):
CAGCCGCACCGGCTGTTGTGGAAGGTACCCGATGCGCGTTGCCGGTCCGCGCTCGATGCGGCCCGCGAACAGCCGTGCCGAGCCAAAAATGGCCTTCAACAGGGTCGACTTGCCGATGCCGTTCGGACCGGCCAGTCCGACGACCTCGCCGCGGGCAACCGAGAACGTTGCCGGCGGCGAAACTGGCGCGGTATAGCCGGCCACAGCACCAGCGAGCGTCAGTATCATTTCGACAGCGCCGCAACCCAGCGGTCGATCAGTGCGAAGTAGTCATCGGCATTGGCGCCGGAAGGTGGGTCGATCGGCAGCACGGCGATTGGCCAGCCGGTCAGACTGGTGAGCTTTTCGGCGCCTGCCGGGGGCTGGTAGGGTGTGTGCACGATCACGCCCTTCTTGCGCCCCTTGTCCTTAAGCTTCCCAGCCAAGGTTTCGAGGTGTGCAGCAGTCGGTGCCAAACCCGGGACCGGCTCCAGCGTGCCGTGCAGGGGGATACCCAGCGCATGCAGCAGATAGATACCATCCTTGTGATAGAGCACCGCGCCGCCGCTACCGGCTGCCTGCCGCTTCCAGGCGGGCAGCTTTGCCTCGACCGCGGCGGCAAAGTGCTTTGCACGTTCGCGGTAAGCGGCTGCACTCGCGGGATCGAGTTGCGCAAGCCGTTCAGCCAAAGCGCTGGCTATGGTCGCCATGCGCAGCGGATCGAGGCTGACGTGCGGATTGCCGGCCGGATGCACATCGCCTTGCGCACGATCGGCGGCCTGCCCGGCATCGAGCAGTGGTACCTGAGCGGCGGCCTCGAAGTAACCAGGTCGGCCCGGCAGGATGGCGCTGTTGGCCGCGCCCTTGATCGCTGCCGGCAGCCAGCCGATTTCGAGCTCGGCGCCAACGGCGACCACCAGTTGCGCATCGCGTAGCGCGCGCAGCATCGACGGCCGCGCTTGCAGCATGTGCGCATCGCGGTCGGGCGGTGCAAGCTCCGTTACGCTGACCTGCGGTCCGCCGACGGTGCGCGCAAGCATGCCCATACTCGAGGTGGTGGCGACCACATCGAGCGCCCAAACCGGCAGGGCAATAAAAGCAGCCAGGAAGAGCAACAATCGCTTCATCGCCTCTCTCCTCAGAAACTGTGCGCACCGTGGGCGCCGAGGCTGTGCTGGTATTGCAGGAAGATCTGATTGACCTTCTCTTTCTCGCCCTCGACCCATAGATCGGCGCGAGAAGCCTGCAGGCGTAGCAGCGAGAAATGATCGATTTGGCGGGTCAGCGCGAAGGTCCAGCGATCTGACTTGCCGTAGTCTCGGATCTTGCCGGCCGGGCCATGGATGTCGTTTTTCGTCAGACCGGTCGCGTCGTAGCGCACGCCGGCTTGCCAGTGCGGCAGAAAGCCATAGGTGCCCTGCAAGACGATGCCATCTTGTGTGAAGTCGCGCTTTTGGCCGACCAGCGCACCGTTTTCGTGGAAGGCGATCTTGAGGTCCTTGTTCAGGCGTAGATACTCGCCGATCAACTTGAAGTCACCTTTGCCGCCATATCCGCCGGCATCGTACTTGTAGACCGCATCGAGGCCCCAGACCTTACCCTTGCCTTCGAGCGCATGTACCAGGGCGGCCGGATTTTCGCCGGTATGGTCATGCACTTCCTGATGCTGGTTGGAGCGGGCATACCAACCGCCGAACTGCAAGGCGTGATCGTTGCCGAGATCAGGACCGAACTTCATGAATAGCGTGGTCAGACGCGGGCCGGCTTTTGCAGACGATAGTTCGCCTGCCGCCGTGGCGGCCAGCGGATTTCCATCGGCACGTTCCGTGGGGGTGTCCTCGCCGCTCGTGGCGAAGGTCTGTTCCTTGCCTTGCAAAAGCTCAAAACCGATCTGTGTGTACCAGTTGCCGGTTTTAGGCAGCCAGCTAAGGCGCAGGCCGGTATCGAGCAGGCCGTGGTCACCCAGCAGCGTGCGGTAGGGCAGGTTCTGGTCGACGAAGTCCCACTGATGCGGATGCTGGGCGTTCAGGTAGCCGATGCCGGAGAGAAATTTGCCGCCTCGGACCTTTAAACCATAAGGCAGGCTGCGCGTGTCGAAATAGGCCTCCTCGAGCTCGACGTCGCCTTCGGAGCTGACGGTCATCATCGCCGTCGCGTCGAAATGCGGGCTGACCGTTGCCGAGAAGGCCAACTCGGTCTCCCGCAGGTTGAAGCCGCGCTCGAGTCCGCCATGGTCGTGGCCCTCGTGCTCGTGGCTGTGGTTGATGCCGTCGATGTGTTCATACATTTCGACGCTGCCGCCTTTTTTGTTGTCGCGGAAATAGACGCCGTCGAGGGTCAGTGAGATCTGCGGGTTGAAATCGGAGCCTGCGCTGACCTTGCCGGCCGGCGCTGCGGCGGCCACGGGCGCCGGAGTGCTTTCGGCATCCTTCAAGCGCTTTTCCAGCGCGGCGATACGCTGCTCGTAGGCTTGTTTGAGCTGCGCGATTTCGGCGCGCAGGGCTTTCAGATCGTCGTCTGCAATGGCCGGTTGGCCGATCAGCATCAAGGCCGCGATCAGCGGCAAGCGTGAAAGTAAGGCGCGGCTCTGCATGAAGTTCTCCTTAAAGTTGGCAGGTTTTCGCAAGGTGCTTAGCGCTTGAAGAGAATGAGGAGTCCGCGTCGGCGGGGCGGGAAACGCAGCATCGGTTGTTTCCGCTCTGCCGGCTGTCGAGGATTTGAGCTTTGTGACGTTGTGAACATCAGCCAGAGAAGAAATACACAAATGCAATGATATAACATTGCATTTGTGTATTCCATGGCGGCCGCCTAAAATTGCCCTCATGAACATCATGTGTCCGGGCGCAGCTAACAAGAACACGGATCCTCTGGATCGTGCAGCTGCCCGCTGCGCGGCGCGCGGGGTGCGGTTGACACCAATTCGCCGTGATGTGCTTGCGTTGCTTCTTCGGCACGAGAACGGCCTGAAAGCCTATGATCTGCTCGCCCAGATCAAGCAACTACGCAGTAACGCAACCCCGCCGACGGTTTATCGGGCACTGGACTTTTTGATTGAGCAGGGGTTGGTTCACAAGATCGGTCGGATCAACCAGTTCGTGGCCTGTCGTCACGAATCGCATGACCTACCCGGTCTGTTCCTGGTCTGTCCTCGTTGCGGGAAAGTGAGCGAACTTCAGGATGCGGCTCTGATGCAATCGTTGTTGCGTAGCATCGGCCAAGCCGGGCATGCACTCGACTGCCCGGAAGTGGAAGTTACCGCAACCTGTCCGGATTGCCGTGGCTGTCGTCCAACGGCGTGCTGTTGAGCGGAGTCTTCAACTGGCCGGTGCTCAAAGACCGCGCTCGCGGGCGTTGCGGTCGCGTTCGACCTTGAAGATGTAACGCTGGATCAAGTTGTTGGCGCTGTTGGGCAGATCGACGAATTCACAGCCGACGCGCAGCACCTCCACGCCATTTCGATTGGTCAGGCGGAACACGTTGCGAACCCGCATGCGCACGCTGACCGGGCCGAACTCCGGCAGATTCACACGGCAACCGTCGAACTCCATGCCGGGAATGAAATCCATGTCCTCCGGCGGCGCGATGATGGCCATGCCGCCCCCGGAAATATCCAGCACCCGCGCCTCGATGCTGCGCGGCTCGCCATCTTCTTGCGGAACGGGAATGAGGCAGGTCAGCGCATGGGTGACGGGGGCGACCAGCCGGTAAAATTCGCGGCGTTGCAAACGCAGCAAACGCTCGGGACGGTTGGCCAAAAAAGCGTCGCGCCCTTGGTAGGTGACTTCCTGAATGCCGTTCAAGGCAAACTGAATCTTGATGCCGTCGAGCTGGGTGGCGCAGACCAATTCATCCGTGGATGCCACCCGGCGATTCATCGCCGCATCCGGGCTGACATCGAATACCACCCGCTCCTCGTTGTCGATCAGCGCGAGGATGGCGGTCAGAAAAGACTGGTTA
Coding sequences:
- a CDS encoding metal ABC transporter substrate-binding protein: MKRLLLFLAAFIALPVWALDVVATTSSMGMLARTVGGPQVSVTELAPPDRDAHMLQARPSMLRALRDAQLVVAVGAELEIGWLPAAIKGAANSAILPGRPGYFEAAAQVPLLDAGQAADRAQGDVHPAGNPHVSLDPLRMATIASALAERLAQLDPASAAAYRERAKHFAAAVEAKLPAWKRQAAGSGGAVLYHKDGIYLLHALGIPLHGTLEPVPGLAPTAAHLETLAGKLKDKGRKKGVIVHTPYQPPAGAEKLTSLTGWPIAVLPIDPPSGANADDYFALIDRWVAALSK
- a CDS encoding TonB-dependent receptor; translation: MCISSLADVHNVTKLKSSTAGRAETTDAAFPAPPTRTPHSLQALSTLRKPANFKENFMQSRALLSRLPLIAALMLIGQPAIADDDLKALRAEIAQLKQAYEQRIAALEKRLKDAESTPAPVAAAAPAGKVSAGSDFNPQISLTLDGVYFRDNKKGGSVEMYEHIDGINHSHEHEGHDHGGLERGFNLRETELAFSATVSPHFDATAMMTVSSEGDVELEEAYFDTRSLPYGLKVRGGKFLSGIGYLNAQHPHQWDFVDQNLPYRTLLGDHGLLDTGLRLSWLPKTGNWYTQIGFELLQGKEQTFATSGEDTPTERADGNPLAATAAGELSSAKAGPRLTTLFMKFGPDLGNDHALQFGGWYARSNQHQEVHDHTGENPAALVHALEGKGKVWGLDAVYKYDAGGYGGKGDFKLIGEYLRLNKDLKIAFHENGALVGQKRDFTQDGIVLQGTYGFLPHWQAGVRYDATGLTKNDIHGPAGKIRDYGKSDRWTFALTRQIDHFSLLRLQASRADLWVEGEKEKVNQIFLQYQHSLGAHGAHSF
- a CDS encoding Fur family transcriptional regulator; this translates as MNIMCPGAANKNTDPLDRAAARCAARGVRLTPIRRDVLALLLRHENGLKAYDLLAQIKQLRSNATPPTVYRALDFLIEQGLVHKIGRINQFVACRHESHDLPGLFLVCPRCGKVSELQDAALMQSLLRSIGQAGHALDCPEVEVTATCPDCRGCRPTACC
- a CDS encoding flagellar brake protein, translating into MSTENTTRVELLRSDDFAQYLLHDARQIKQILRSLVEHRALITTYLPTGNQSFLTAILALIDNEERVVFDVSPDAAMNRRVASTDELVCATQLDGIKIQFALNGIQEVTYQGRDAFLANRPERLLRLQRREFYRLVAPVTHALTCLIPVPQEDGEPRSIEARVLDISGGGMAIIAPPEDMDFIPGMEFDGCRVNLPEFGPVSVRMRVRNVFRLTNRNGVEVLRVGCEFVDLPNSANNLIQRYIFKVERDRNARERGL